The proteins below are encoded in one region of Hordeum vulgare subsp. vulgare chromosome 3H, MorexV3_pseudomolecules_assembly, whole genome shotgun sequence:
- the LOC123445478 gene encoding crossover junction endonuclease MUS81-like isoform X2 has translation MAPSVPKKKRKVSLPENEEAAARIFEKHRSMAAQQPGGLPDHQARALSAAYAGVCSAKEPVRTPADLARLKGVGDWVVDVMRDSFPGSSLDLSPPTSNTPGDTGKKGKRNKPYVPQLNSAAYAIVITLYREMIRGTEFMKKQELIDAAEASGLSRKAIGPNNYRSKHGNSSSDFYTGWSCMKNLTDKDLVVKKSNPAKYYLTEKGKETARICLAKSGLDDPAGPLMATGHPESVMLSDSDSDEQEGSSPVIGSENFSEMSGLPNSKADNGRATNSPLSSRGMFGQQSFSAMGSAENSLLAMPPRQYDESFLDTYEVVLILDDRDTFGPRARRKVVDNIHTQFDVPVEIKHLPVGDALWIARHKKCGMEYVLDFIVERKNVDDLLGSIKDNRYKDQKLRLKKCGLRKLIYLVEGDPNTVDGSESVKTACFTTEVLEGFDVQRTTGYADTEKKYGHLTGSIIDYYSRNFSAGAGTSRLCLTYVEFVKRCSDLKKVTVSDIFTLQLMQVPQVTEEAALAVTSLYPTLLSLARAYTMLDGDRRAQEEMLKKKSGMVNAGASKNIFKLIWAEG, from the exons ATGGCGCCGTCGGTGCCGAAGAAGAAGCGCAAGGTGAGCCTCCCGGAGAACGAGGAGGCCGCGGCCAGGATCTTCGAGAAGCACCGCTCCATGGCGGCGCAGCAGCCGGGCGGCCTCCCGGACCACCAGGCCCGCGCGCTCTCCGCCGCCTACGCCGGCGTCTGCTCCGCCAAGGAGCCCGTCCGGACCCCCGCCGACCTGGCCCGTCTCAA GGGCGTTGGAGATTGGGTTGTTGACGTCATGAGAGACTCCTTTCCAGGGTCCAGCCTTGATTTGTCTCCTCCGACAAGCAATACACCAGGAGATACGG GAAAGAAAGGAAAGCGAAACAAACCCTATGTGCCACAGCTGAATTCAGCTGCTTACGCAATAGTGATCACACTCTACAG GGAAATGATAAGAGGGACGGAGTTTATGAAGAAGCAAGAGCTTATTGATGCCGCTGAAGCCAGTGGTCTGTCGCGAAAGGCAATAGG CCCAAACAACTATAGATCAAAACACGGGAATTCTTCTAGTGACTTTTACACTGGATGGAGTTGCATGAAAAACTTGACGGACAAGGATCTCGTTGTGAAAAAGAGTAACCCTGCAAA GTATTACCTAACAGAAAAAGGCAAAGAGACTGCTCGCATTTGTCTCGCAAAATCTGGATTAGACGATCCTGCAGGACCTTTAATGGCAACCGGTCATCCTGAAAGTGTTATGCTCAGTGATTCAGATTCTGATGAACAAGAAGGCAGCAGTCCCGTGATAG GTTCTGAGAATTTTTCTGAAATGAGTGGACTTCCAAACTCGAAAGCAG ACAATGGCCGTGCTACtaattctcctctttcatctcgGGGAATGTTCGGACAGCAATCATTTAGTGCAATG GGTTCTGCTGAAAACTCTCTACTAGCTATGCCACCTCGTCAATATGATGAAAGTTTTCTGGATACTTATGAAGTGGTGCTGATATTGGATGATCGAGATACTTTTGG GCCCCGTGCCAGAAGAAAAGTTGTTGATAACATACACACGCAGTTTGATGTACCTGTAGAG ATTAAACACttgcctgttggagatgctctttggATTGCTCGCCATAAAAAATGTGGCATGGAGTATGTTCTTGATTTCATTGTTGAAAGAAAAAATGTGGATGATTTACTTGGCTCAATTAAAGACAACAGATACAAAGATCAAAAATTAAGACTGAAG AAATGCGGGCTAAGGAAGCTTATATATCTAGTTGAAGGGGATCCAAACACTGTCGATGGATCAGAGAGCGTTAAAACAGC CTGCTTCACTACTGAGGTTCTTGAAGGATTTGATGTCCAGAGAACCACTGGGTATGCTGACACTGAAAAGAAGTACGGCCACCTCACGGGCTCTATAATTGATTACTACAGCAGAAACTTCTCTGCTGGTGCTGGCACCTCTCGACTTTGCCTGACCTACGTCGAGTTTGTGAAGAGGTGTTCTGATCTTAAGAAGGTCACTGTGAGCGATATATTCACCCTCCAGCTTATGCAG GTGCCACAAGTGACTGAAGAAGCTGCTCTTGCCGTGACGAGTCTCTACCCCACTCTCCTCTCACTTGCTAGAGCATACACCATGCTT GATGGCGATAGGCGCGCCCAGGAGGAGATGCTGAAGAAGAAGAGCGGCATGGTCAATGCGGGGGCCAGCAAGAACATCTTCAAGCTCATCTGGGCCGAAGGATGA
- the LOC123445478 gene encoding crossover junction endonuclease MUS81-like isoform X1 yields MAPSVPKKKRKVSLPENEEAAARIFEKHRSMAAQQPGGLPDHQARALSAAYAGVCSAKEPVRTPADLARLKGVGDWVVDVMRDSFPGSSLDLSPPTSNTPGDTGKKGKRNKPYVPQLNSAAYAIVITLYREMIRGTEFMKKQELIDAAEASGLSRKAIGPNNYRSKHGNSSSDFYTGWSCMKNLTDKDLVVKKSNPAKYYLTEKGKETARICLAKSGLDDPAGPLMATGHPESVMLSDSDSDEQEGSSPVIGSENFSEMSGLPNSKADNGRATNSPLSSRGMFGQQSFSAMGSAENSLLAMPPRQYDESFLDTYEVVLILDDRDTFGPRARRKVVDNIHTQFDVPVEIKHLPVGDALWIARHKKCGMEYVLDFIVERKNVDDLLGSIKDNRYKDQKLRLKKCGLRKLIYLVEGDPNTVDGSESVKTACFTTEVLEGFDVQRTTGYADTEKKYGHLTGSIIDYYSRNFSAGAGTSRLCLTYVEFVKRCSDLKKVTVSDIFTLQLMQVPQVTEEAALAVTSLYPTLLSLARAYTMLVSRLFLSTYTMFFSCEAQDHTWNSDQMMAIGAPRRRC; encoded by the exons ATGGCGCCGTCGGTGCCGAAGAAGAAGCGCAAGGTGAGCCTCCCGGAGAACGAGGAGGCCGCGGCCAGGATCTTCGAGAAGCACCGCTCCATGGCGGCGCAGCAGCCGGGCGGCCTCCCGGACCACCAGGCCCGCGCGCTCTCCGCCGCCTACGCCGGCGTCTGCTCCGCCAAGGAGCCCGTCCGGACCCCCGCCGACCTGGCCCGTCTCAA GGGCGTTGGAGATTGGGTTGTTGACGTCATGAGAGACTCCTTTCCAGGGTCCAGCCTTGATTTGTCTCCTCCGACAAGCAATACACCAGGAGATACGG GAAAGAAAGGAAAGCGAAACAAACCCTATGTGCCACAGCTGAATTCAGCTGCTTACGCAATAGTGATCACACTCTACAG GGAAATGATAAGAGGGACGGAGTTTATGAAGAAGCAAGAGCTTATTGATGCCGCTGAAGCCAGTGGTCTGTCGCGAAAGGCAATAGG CCCAAACAACTATAGATCAAAACACGGGAATTCTTCTAGTGACTTTTACACTGGATGGAGTTGCATGAAAAACTTGACGGACAAGGATCTCGTTGTGAAAAAGAGTAACCCTGCAAA GTATTACCTAACAGAAAAAGGCAAAGAGACTGCTCGCATTTGTCTCGCAAAATCTGGATTAGACGATCCTGCAGGACCTTTAATGGCAACCGGTCATCCTGAAAGTGTTATGCTCAGTGATTCAGATTCTGATGAACAAGAAGGCAGCAGTCCCGTGATAG GTTCTGAGAATTTTTCTGAAATGAGTGGACTTCCAAACTCGAAAGCAG ACAATGGCCGTGCTACtaattctcctctttcatctcgGGGAATGTTCGGACAGCAATCATTTAGTGCAATG GGTTCTGCTGAAAACTCTCTACTAGCTATGCCACCTCGTCAATATGATGAAAGTTTTCTGGATACTTATGAAGTGGTGCTGATATTGGATGATCGAGATACTTTTGG GCCCCGTGCCAGAAGAAAAGTTGTTGATAACATACACACGCAGTTTGATGTACCTGTAGAG ATTAAACACttgcctgttggagatgctctttggATTGCTCGCCATAAAAAATGTGGCATGGAGTATGTTCTTGATTTCATTGTTGAAAGAAAAAATGTGGATGATTTACTTGGCTCAATTAAAGACAACAGATACAAAGATCAAAAATTAAGACTGAAG AAATGCGGGCTAAGGAAGCTTATATATCTAGTTGAAGGGGATCCAAACACTGTCGATGGATCAGAGAGCGTTAAAACAGC CTGCTTCACTACTGAGGTTCTTGAAGGATTTGATGTCCAGAGAACCACTGGGTATGCTGACACTGAAAAGAAGTACGGCCACCTCACGGGCTCTATAATTGATTACTACAGCAGAAACTTCTCTGCTGGTGCTGGCACCTCTCGACTTTGCCTGACCTACGTCGAGTTTGTGAAGAGGTGTTCTGATCTTAAGAAGGTCACTGTGAGCGATATATTCACCCTCCAGCTTATGCAG GTGCCACAAGTGACTGAAGAAGCTGCTCTTGCCGTGACGAGTCTCTACCCCACTCTCCTCTCACTTGCTAGAGCATACACCATGCTTGTGAGTcgtcttttcctttcaacttaTACAATGTTCTTTTCATGTGAAGCACAGGATCATACTTGGAATTCCGACCAAAT GATGGCGATAGGCGCGCCCAGGAGGAGATGCTGA
- the LOC123445478 gene encoding crossover junction endonuclease MUS81-like isoform X3, which produces MAPSVPKKKRKVSLPENEEAAARIFEKHRSMAAQQPGGLPDHQARALSAAYAGVCSAKEPVRTPADLARLKGVGDWVVDVMRDSFPGSSLDLSPPTSNTPGDTGKKGKRNKPYVPQLNSAAYAIVITLYREMIRGTEFMKKQELIDAAEASGLSRKAIGPNNYRSKHGNSSSDFYTGWSCMKNLTDKDLVVKKSNPAKYYLTEKGKETARICLAKSGLDDPAGPLMATGHPESVMLSDSDSDEQEGSSPVIGSENFSEMSGLPNSKADNGRATNSPLSSRGMFGQQSFSAMGSAENSLLAMPPRQYDESFLDTYEVVLILDDRDTFGPRARRKVVDNIHTQFDVPVEKCGLRKLIYLVEGDPNTVDGSESVKTACFTTEVLEGFDVQRTTGYADTEKKYGHLTGSIIDYYSRNFSAGAGTSRLCLTYVEFVKRCSDLKKVTVSDIFTLQLMQVPQVTEEAALAVTSLYPTLLSLARAYTMLVSRLFLSTYTMFFSCEAQDHTWNSDQMMAIGAPRRRC; this is translated from the exons ATGGCGCCGTCGGTGCCGAAGAAGAAGCGCAAGGTGAGCCTCCCGGAGAACGAGGAGGCCGCGGCCAGGATCTTCGAGAAGCACCGCTCCATGGCGGCGCAGCAGCCGGGCGGCCTCCCGGACCACCAGGCCCGCGCGCTCTCCGCCGCCTACGCCGGCGTCTGCTCCGCCAAGGAGCCCGTCCGGACCCCCGCCGACCTGGCCCGTCTCAA GGGCGTTGGAGATTGGGTTGTTGACGTCATGAGAGACTCCTTTCCAGGGTCCAGCCTTGATTTGTCTCCTCCGACAAGCAATACACCAGGAGATACGG GAAAGAAAGGAAAGCGAAACAAACCCTATGTGCCACAGCTGAATTCAGCTGCTTACGCAATAGTGATCACACTCTACAG GGAAATGATAAGAGGGACGGAGTTTATGAAGAAGCAAGAGCTTATTGATGCCGCTGAAGCCAGTGGTCTGTCGCGAAAGGCAATAGG CCCAAACAACTATAGATCAAAACACGGGAATTCTTCTAGTGACTTTTACACTGGATGGAGTTGCATGAAAAACTTGACGGACAAGGATCTCGTTGTGAAAAAGAGTAACCCTGCAAA GTATTACCTAACAGAAAAAGGCAAAGAGACTGCTCGCATTTGTCTCGCAAAATCTGGATTAGACGATCCTGCAGGACCTTTAATGGCAACCGGTCATCCTGAAAGTGTTATGCTCAGTGATTCAGATTCTGATGAACAAGAAGGCAGCAGTCCCGTGATAG GTTCTGAGAATTTTTCTGAAATGAGTGGACTTCCAAACTCGAAAGCAG ACAATGGCCGTGCTACtaattctcctctttcatctcgGGGAATGTTCGGACAGCAATCATTTAGTGCAATG GGTTCTGCTGAAAACTCTCTACTAGCTATGCCACCTCGTCAATATGATGAAAGTTTTCTGGATACTTATGAAGTGGTGCTGATATTGGATGATCGAGATACTTTTGG GCCCCGTGCCAGAAGAAAAGTTGTTGATAACATACACACGCAGTTTGATGTACCTGTAGAG AAATGCGGGCTAAGGAAGCTTATATATCTAGTTGAAGGGGATCCAAACACTGTCGATGGATCAGAGAGCGTTAAAACAGC CTGCTTCACTACTGAGGTTCTTGAAGGATTTGATGTCCAGAGAACCACTGGGTATGCTGACACTGAAAAGAAGTACGGCCACCTCACGGGCTCTATAATTGATTACTACAGCAGAAACTTCTCTGCTGGTGCTGGCACCTCTCGACTTTGCCTGACCTACGTCGAGTTTGTGAAGAGGTGTTCTGATCTTAAGAAGGTCACTGTGAGCGATATATTCACCCTCCAGCTTATGCAG GTGCCACAAGTGACTGAAGAAGCTGCTCTTGCCGTGACGAGTCTCTACCCCACTCTCCTCTCACTTGCTAGAGCATACACCATGCTTGTGAGTcgtcttttcctttcaacttaTACAATGTTCTTTTCATGTGAAGCACAGGATCATACTTGGAATTCCGACCAAAT GATGGCGATAGGCGCGCCCAGGAGGAGATGCTGA